Proteins found in one Chaetodon auriga isolate fChaAug3 chromosome 12, fChaAug3.hap1, whole genome shotgun sequence genomic segment:
- the LOC143329276 gene encoding sodium- and chloride-dependent betaine transporter-like — protein MSLMLRRRRRTENQKRAGDRGQWTNKKEYILVVAGNVVGLGNVWRFPYLCYKNGGGAFLVPYGLFAVVCGIPLFLLETSFGQYTQEGFITCWRKLCPLAQGIGYGQAIIKLYDFSYIMIEVWALFYLVSSFRSQLPWTTCENTWNSANCLDLQILDSPLTNLTNQSMLRNTTSAAAEFWERRVLGMSGGIEELGSVRWELALCLLACWVFCYFSIWKSVRSSGKVACFTATFPYVMLIILLIRGLTLPGAWDGIYYYLYPDLNRLANLEVWIEAGSQICFSYSLTVGTLNVLSSYNEYNNNCYKDSFWLCLLNSGTSFVAGFVIFSVLGFMAQRQGVPVDTVAESGPGLAFIAYPQATSLMPLPQFWTICFFLMLFFLSVDTHFVTVECFITSLSDLFPKLFRKPGRHEIFTLVICSFFFLIHLMLVTEGGIYIFQLIDYYGTTRVCHYFMALSECLALAWSLGADRVINIIEDMTGQRPSVFFKLCWKYIIPLLSLASFILYLVDYQHLRINDWYIYPGWAYAVGWTMTLSSVLMVPLWAAGQICLTAGTFRQRLSALCRPAEDPAWKTESRKPKEEGTTVQPRTSEVL, from the exons ATGTCTTTGATgttgagaagaagaagacgaacaGAAAATCAGAAGAGGGCTGGAGACAGAGGACAATGGACCAATAAAAAAGAATATATTCTGGTTGTTGCAGGAAATGTGGTCGGCCTGGGCAACGTATGGAGATTTCCTTACCTCTGCTACAAGAATGGTGGAG GTGCCTTTCTGGTGCCATATGGTCTGTTTGCTGTGGTGTGTGGGATACCTCTGTTCCTGCTGGAGACCTCATTTGGTCAGTACACCCAGGAAGGATTCATCACCTGCTGGAGGAAGTTATGTCCACTGGCACAAG GAATTGGATATGGACAGGCTATAATCAAACTGTATGACTTCAGCTACATTATGATCGAAGTCTGGGCTCTCTTCTACCTGGTGTCCTCGTTTAGATCCCAGCTCCCCTGGACCACCTGTGAGAACACCTGGAATTCAG CTAACTGTTTGGATCTTCAGATTTTGGATTCTCCTTTAACAAATCTGACAAATCAGAGCATGCTGAGAAacaccacctctgctgctgctgagttcTGGGA ACGGCGGGTGCTGGGCATGTCTGGAGGTATTGAGGAGCTGGGCAGTGTGAGATGGGAGCTGGCCTTGTGTCTGCTGGCCTGCTGGGTGTTCTGCTACTTTAGTATCTGGAAAAGTGTCAGATCATCTGGAAAG gttgcATGCTTCACCGCCACTTTCCCCTATGTGATGCTCATAATACTGCTCATCAGAGGCTTGACTCTGCCTGGAGCCTGGGACGGGATCTACTACTACCTGTATCCAGACCTGAACCGCCTGGCTAACCTTGAG GTGTGGATAGAGGCGGGGTCTCAAATATGTTTCTCCTACAGCCTGACTGTAGGGACTCTAAATGTCCTGAGCAGCTATAATGAGTACAACAACAACTGTTACAA GGACAGCTTCTGGCTCTGTCTGCTGAACAGTGGGACCAGCTTTGTTGCTGGATTtgtcatcttctctgtacttggATTCATGGCTCAGAGACAGGGTGTTCCTGTCGACACTGTGGCTGAGTCAG GTCCAGGTTTGGCCTTCATTGCTTACCCTCAGGCAACATCTCTGATGCCTTTGCCACAGTTCTGGACCATCTGCTTCTTCCTGATGCtctttttcctcagtgttgACACACAT tttgtgacGGTCGAATGTTTTATCACCTCATTGAGCGACTTGTTTCCGAAGCTGTTTCGTAAACCTGGAAGACATGAGATCTTCACCCTCGTCATCTGCTCGTTCTTCTTCCTCATACATCTGATGTTGGTCACTGAG ggAGGGATTTACATATTCCAGCTTATTGATTATTATGGCACCACCAGAGTCTGTCATTATTTCATGGCTTTATCTGAGTGTCTGGCTCTGGCCTGGAGTTTGG GTGCTGATCGTGTTATTAACATCATTGAGGACATGACAGGACAGAGACCGTCTGTTTTCTTCAAACTGTGCTGGAAATACATCatccctctgctgtcactg GCCTCCTTTATCCTGTACCTGGTTGATTACCAACACCTCAGGATTAACGACTGGTACATTTACCCTGGCTGGGCGTACGCAGTAGGATGGACCATGACACTCTCCTCTGTTCTCATGGTGCCACTGTGGGCAGCTGGACAGatttgtctgacagcagggACCTTCAGACAG CGTTTGTCCGCCCTTTGTCGTCCCGCTGAAGATCCAGCCTGGAAGACGGAAAGCCGAAAACCGAAAGAGGAAGGGACGACAGTCCAGCCGAGGACCTCTGAAGTCTTATAA
- the pold3 gene encoding DNA polymerase delta subunit 3 isoform X2 codes for MDELYLDNIDEFVNDHNKIVTYKWLSLTLGVHVNTAKQMLFHYLDHKRKESSAQLHATYLVSGKFVDNGQTSHKVSVVKEDQLEDFKSKLSLIVSVHVYSVQKALLKDSGPLYSVDYDAVKDNLKNCSRYSAIRCAGAVPMSSLELQQAREIHRAPTPEPEHKRSVVNGEANGASKPSTKPQKGIMGMFANKTAPKNQDNGKDIKSEQADAPVVDAPKSKPATKASPMANFFGSQTQKKPVKTVKEEEAAPSSSSAEQRRQSPQPEEKQEAAAVKPSKDTKKDSRSKTKRTVDSDSEEEKMGKKKRRRIKKPEPDSSDEDVIPDSPEQMETREPSPSPPKKEAESVSQSHRNSEMKTRKRRQVLKSRTFVDDEGCIVTEKGYESESYSETEDDVQATKPAPKDPFPAKPAASNKQDEKKSHKKTSANANKGTKQASIMGFFQKK; via the exons ATGGACGAGCTTTATTTGGATAATATCGACGAGTTTGTCAACGACCACAACAAGATA GTGACCTATAAATGGCTCAGTCTCACTCTCGGAGTCCATGTCAACACAGCCAAACA GATGCTCTTCCATTATTTGGATCACAAGAGGAAGGAAAGCTCAGCTCAGCTTCACGCCACCTACCTCGTGTCAGGCAAGTTTGTGGACAATGGCCAAACG AGTCACAAGGTGTCAGTTGTCAAAGAGGACCAGTTGGAAG ATTTCAAATCCAAGCTGAGCCTAATCGTCAGCGTCCACGTCTACAGTGTCCAGAAAGCTTTACTGAAAGACAGCGGCCCCCTCTACAGCGTTGACTACGATGCTGTGAAAGACAATCTGAAGaactgcagcag GTACAGTGCGATCCGCTGTGCCGGGGCGGTGCCCATGTCTtctctggagctgcagcaggcgAGAGAAATCCATCGAGCTCCCACACCAGAGCCCGAGCACAAAAGATCTGTCGTGAACGGCGAGGCTAACGGCGCTTCAAAACCTTCCACCAAGCCGCAGAAAGGCATCATGGGAATGTTTGCAAATAAGACCGCTCCTAAGAACCAGGACAATGGCAAAGACATTAAGTCGGAGCAGGCGGATGCACCTGTG GTCGATGCCCCCAAAAGCAAACCAGCCACAAAAGCCAGTCCCATGGCGAACTTCTTCGGGAGTCAAACTCAAA AGAAACCAGTCAAGactgtgaaggaggaggaagcagctccGTCATCATCCTCCGCAGAGCAGCGACGCCAGAGTCCACAGCCTGAAGAGAAgcaagaagctgcagcagtgaagccGTCGAAAGACACTAAGAAAGACTCCAGGAG CAAAACCAAGCGAACAGTAGATTCTGACAgcgaggaggagaaaatggggAAGAAGAAGCGACGAAGGATTAAGAAGCCTGAACCCGACAGCAGCGATGAAGACG TCATTCCAGATTCTCCTGAGCAGATGGAAACAAGAGAGCCATCACCTTCACCTCCGAAGAAGGAGGCCGAGTCCGTTTCACAGTCACAT AGGAACTCTGAAAtgaagacgaggaagaggagacaagtCCTGAAGTCTCGCACCTTTGTCGATGATGAAGGATGCATCG tgacagagaaaggcTATGAGAGTGAATCGTACTCTGAAACAGAAGATGACGTTCAGGCCACCAAACCAGCTCCAAAAGACCCCTTCCCAGCAAAACCAGCAGCAAGTAACAAACAGGACGAGAAGAAAAGTCACAAGAAAACTTCCGCAAATGCAAATAAAGGAACTAAACAAGCGTCCATCATGGGATTTTTCCAAAAGAAATGA
- the pold3 gene encoding DNA polymerase delta subunit 3 isoform X1, with the protein MDELYLDNIDEFVNDHNKIVTYKWLSLTLGVHVNTAKQMLFHYLDHKRKESSAQLHATYLVSGKFVDNGQTSHKVSVVKEDQLEDFKSKLSLIVSVHVYSVQKALLKDSGPLYSVDYDAVKDNLKNCSRYSAIRCAGAVPMSSLELQQAREIHRAPTPEPEHKRSVVNGEANGASKPSTKPQKGIMGMFANKTAPKNQDNGKDIKSEQADAPVVDAPKSKPATKASPMANFFGSQTQKKPVKTVKEEEAAPSSSSAEQRRQSPQPEEKQEAAAVKPSKDTKKDSRSKTKRTVDSDSEEEKMGKKKRRRIKKPEPDSSDEDVIPDSPEQMETREPSPSPPKKEAESVSQSHQRNSEMKTRKRRQVLKSRTFVDDEGCIVTEKGYESESYSETEDDVQATKPAPKDPFPAKPAASNKQDEKKSHKKTSANANKGTKQASIMGFFQKK; encoded by the exons ATGGACGAGCTTTATTTGGATAATATCGACGAGTTTGTCAACGACCACAACAAGATA GTGACCTATAAATGGCTCAGTCTCACTCTCGGAGTCCATGTCAACACAGCCAAACA GATGCTCTTCCATTATTTGGATCACAAGAGGAAGGAAAGCTCAGCTCAGCTTCACGCCACCTACCTCGTGTCAGGCAAGTTTGTGGACAATGGCCAAACG AGTCACAAGGTGTCAGTTGTCAAAGAGGACCAGTTGGAAG ATTTCAAATCCAAGCTGAGCCTAATCGTCAGCGTCCACGTCTACAGTGTCCAGAAAGCTTTACTGAAAGACAGCGGCCCCCTCTACAGCGTTGACTACGATGCTGTGAAAGACAATCTGAAGaactgcagcag GTACAGTGCGATCCGCTGTGCCGGGGCGGTGCCCATGTCTtctctggagctgcagcaggcgAGAGAAATCCATCGAGCTCCCACACCAGAGCCCGAGCACAAAAGATCTGTCGTGAACGGCGAGGCTAACGGCGCTTCAAAACCTTCCACCAAGCCGCAGAAAGGCATCATGGGAATGTTTGCAAATAAGACCGCTCCTAAGAACCAGGACAATGGCAAAGACATTAAGTCGGAGCAGGCGGATGCACCTGTG GTCGATGCCCCCAAAAGCAAACCAGCCACAAAAGCCAGTCCCATGGCGAACTTCTTCGGGAGTCAAACTCAAA AGAAACCAGTCAAGactgtgaaggaggaggaagcagctccGTCATCATCCTCCGCAGAGCAGCGACGCCAGAGTCCACAGCCTGAAGAGAAgcaagaagctgcagcagtgaagccGTCGAAAGACACTAAGAAAGACTCCAGGAG CAAAACCAAGCGAACAGTAGATTCTGACAgcgaggaggagaaaatggggAAGAAGAAGCGACGAAGGATTAAGAAGCCTGAACCCGACAGCAGCGATGAAGACG TCATTCCAGATTCTCCTGAGCAGATGGAAACAAGAGAGCCATCACCTTCACCTCCGAAGAAGGAGGCCGAGTCCGTTTCACAGTCACAT CAGAGGAACTCTGAAAtgaagacgaggaagaggagacaagtCCTGAAGTCTCGCACCTTTGTCGATGATGAAGGATGCATCG tgacagagaaaggcTATGAGAGTGAATCGTACTCTGAAACAGAAGATGACGTTCAGGCCACCAAACCAGCTCCAAAAGACCCCTTCCCAGCAAAACCAGCAGCAAGTAACAAACAGGACGAGAAGAAAAGTCACAAGAAAACTTCCGCAAATGCAAATAAAGGAACTAAACAAGCGTCCATCATGGGATTTTTCCAAAAGAAATGA